From the genome of Rattus rattus isolate New Zealand chromosome 6, Rrattus_CSIRO_v1, whole genome shotgun sequence:
aagtttggtgaGGCTAGCTGGAGATATATATCCTACTGCCATTATAACATGTATGAAGTCCCCAACTCAATTTCCAGTACTACCAAAATAACTtagttgttaattttgtttttttgagacagggtttccctctatgtaggcctggctggtctcaaactcacagagatccacctgcttctgcctcctgagcgctggaatCAAAAATATACACTACCACACCTAGtaagataatttttaattaaattaaatatcaaTAGGGGTTGTATGAGGTATCATTCTATAGGAGCTgtccttgggttttttttgaggTAGTTGTCTGTTTGGttgcttgttctttgttttaagacaggatctcattatgtagaccaagatCACATTGAATTCACAacaatctacctgcctttgcagATTAAAGGTCTCCCAGTAGTACCTAGAGCTCCctgatttggctaggctggctggccaccaaGTCCCAGGGATCAGTCAATCTCCACCTCACCAGTATTGGGATTGCAAgcttattcattgctaccatgactgaggatcaaactcaggttctcaattTTATATGGGGAGCACTTTTTCAATTGAGCTGTCACACCCCATCCCAGCTCCCAAACTGTATGTAACATTACCAGTTGGGAGATAGAAGGattagaaataaaactaaaacaaaacaatataaaccAGACAAAACCCTACAGTCCTGAAACCTGGCATCCTCATGAACAAAGAAGGGCTCTGGCAGTTTCCACTatgtagagaaaaaaatccttttgctGATGGGTATCAATACGCATGCATTCTGTTCAATTACCCAGGACTGTTTCCTCTGTGGAACACTGTCTGCTTCACAGAAGAGTCAGTGAGAGAAAGCATCCTGCAGAAGGGACAGCTGAGGGTAACAGGTGTCTAGTGCAATATACAAGCAAACAGAAATAAGCAAGTTCCAAAGGAAATGCCCTGAGGCTCCCCCAATgccaggagatccaatgctctTGTCTGGCTTTGCAGGCTCTAAGCATGCATATGaagcataaacatacatgcaagcaaaacatacagaataaattaaaattaaaattacaaaaatagtTCTTACAAGATAGGAtactagggctggaaagatgacttggcaagtaagagcacttgttctctgAGAGGACCCAGATTTGTTTTTCAGCACCTTCATGTTTCAGAGCCATCCATAACACCAAGAGGATCTGAAGCCTTCTTCCAACTTCCATAGGCACAAAGCCCACATGcagtacatacatacacgcaggaaaacacacaaacgttttttaaaaatcttaaggaAAAACAGTGGACAAACAGGATTATGTAAAACTAAACAAGGGGTTGGAATACACAGCAAAGCAACAAaaacagagaccctgcctcaaactagttatcttctgatttccacatattCACTGTTaccccctacatacacacaccatacatatacacactgttGTATGACTTTTCCTGGAGAAGCtgaacaaatgtctattcacTCAAGATTGGATACCaacaagagacaaacaaacaaacaaataaacccaactCTACCAACAAACTGATGAACCAATTAGTTTACTAGATTGCTTACAAAAATATGGACAGCTCAAAGACAGCTGCTTTACCAAAAACCTCATCCATCATGGACCTTCACAAAAGTGGCACCTCTGGAGTGCTCTGCAGGACATGTAGGCCACTCAACAAATTAGAAAGTCTCCTTAATATTTATATAACCTTGAGGAGCAAGGAAcgatgatggtttgtatatgcttggcccagagagtggcactattagtggGTGTGgacttggagtaggtgtgtcactgtgggtgtaggctttaagaccctcatcctagctgcctggaagtcagtattctgctagcagccttcaaatgaagatatagaactctcagctctgcctgcaccatgactgcctggacactgccatgcttccaccttgatgataacagactgaacctctgaacctgtaagccaacattaaatgttgtcctttgtagacttgtattggtcatggtgactgttcacagcagtaaaaccctaactaagacagggaccTTGTACATCTTATAGGTTCAAGAAACTTCCTGAGAGTTGTGAGTTCTTTATTTCCCTCACCTTACTGACCCTTCCTCTAGAATGGGAATATTTTATTTAGGattgtcttagtgtttctattcctgcacaaaacatcatgactaagaagcaagttggggaaggaaagggttaactTACACTTCTCTATTGTCgttcatcacccaaggaagtcaggaccggaactcaagcaggtcaggaagcaggagccatggagagatgttacttactggcttacttcccctggcttgctcagcttgctttcttataaaagccaagactaccagtccagggatgacaccacccacaatgggtcctcccacccttgatcactaattgagaaaatgccttacagctggatctcatggaagcatttcctcaagggagactcctttctctgtgataactccagcttgtgtcaagttgatacacaaaacaaGCCAATACAAGGACACTGCTACACAACGCTATAcacatatccaaaataaataagtagctattaaaataaaatgaaatcaattctgtacagcaaaagaaaccatCAACAAAAAGAGGCAACAActtacagaaaaggaagaaatatttgaCAAAGGTTTAATGTTCAGAACATATACATTCCAAAAAAAAGTCTACCCAAAtccaaaatacaatttttaaaatgggcaGATTATCTAAAGAGACAGTTCTCAAAATACAACCATACGAAAAAATTGCTCacaacacatgcctttaatcccagcactcaggcaggaggcagggacagatgaAGCATCTCTGAGTTAggaggccatcctgatctacagagcaagttccaggatagctagacacagagaaattgtcttgaaaacaaaacaaacttacaaaaacacaaaagaggaaaagaaaagaaaaaagtaaaaaactgCTCACTATCAATTACTAgccaaaaaagaaatacaaatcagtTTTGACGAGATGGTTCATTGGCTAAGATTACTGGTTACTCTTTCAGAGAAGCAAAggctgattcccagcacccacctggcagttCACAAACACCACCAACTCCAGTCTCAACATATCGAACACTATCTTGGGCCTCCATAAGCAGAAGGCATGTACATGGAAGCAAAattctaatatatattaaaaataaagaaatcaaatttaaaaaactcACGAACAAATACACTCTCTCCAGTTACAAAACTATTGTCAAaagactgaataaataaatgctaatgaaaagacaggaaaaaagtcTTATACACTGTTGGTGGGTATGTAAACTAGTACGGCCATTTATGTACATCAGTGTAGGGGTTCCTCAAAAATTACGTACAGGTTTACCACATACACACTACCATGTATCACATTTtgcaaaaggaaatgaaatccaGCATATTAAAAATGCCTACAAGTCATCCTATTGTGGCATAGTTCACAAGGGCCTGGAAGGAAACCAATCTAGGTGCCTATCCcagatgaataaaaagaaatgtggtacacatacatacacaaggaatattattcagttaaGAAGAATGAAATCCTATCTATAAgaaaaatgggtggaactggaagacatgttaaatgaaataaaacaaacatagaaagacaaatatggttaAGTTCTCTCACACATatgaatgctttaaaaagaaaaaagtccaggGCAGGGACTAGAGAGGTAgttcagcagttatgagcacttaTTTCTCCTGTAGCGGTCCTGGGTtccaatcccagcacctacatggaggctcacaacatCTTTAACTTCAGTTGTGGGGAGAAGAggtctgatgcctcttctgactttcacaggcTCCTGCAAGCTttagtgcacatatatacactcaggtgaacacacacagacaataaaagacgtaagtaaataaatttaggTGTATTTATGTGTGGGGTGTTTTGCTTCAATGTTAggtatgtgtaccatgtacatacCTAGCACCCACAAAAGATGTCAATTTATGGATGGTTGCAAGCTGCCaggttgggggttgggaattgaacctgtgctTTCTTACcctctgagcaatctcttcaacccaacaaatatttcatttttaaaaagtaaatttggaGACGCTGCCATGATCATCCCAGTTTGCTGCTTCACCTGCGGGAAGATCATTAGTAACAAATGGGAAGCCTATCTGGGTCTGCTGCAGGCCATGTACACCGAGGGGGATGCCCTGGACACTCTGGACCTGAAGCGTTACTGCTGCCGCTGCATGCTGCTCGCACACGTGGACCTGATTGAGAAACTGCTGAACTATGCACCCCTAGAGAAGTGACTGCTGGAGCCTCCCCTCCTCAGCTGGCCAAGCAATCTGTCATGCTGTATTCAAACTAAGGTGTTGGGGGATGTGGGTGTATTGCCTGGCTGTGGCCCTGTGGCTAAGTCCTGTCACCCTGGAAGGAACTTTACTAAAAGTAAAGACCTTTGCAGAaccatcacaaaaaaaaaaaaaaaaaaaaggaaattataacTAGTACAGAAGAACAGAtggtaaggaaagagaaaaacagacaacagaacaagttctaggtgGTGACAATACACTATAGACTTATAGACTTCATGAAGAGAAGGGTTCACAGGCtccaaatataagaaaataataaggGGTCAGTATGAAGGCTCAGGTACCTGAGAGTGCCTGAGAAGGCCTGCTTCCAAGCCTCgtaacctgagttctatccctgaaATCCATGGGACAGAACGATAGAACTGACACCCAGAAATTGCTCGACTTTCCAATCATGTGCCACTTCACAAAGAatgtgaaaattttgtttttaaaagtaaaagaggggctggagagatggctcagtggttaagagtactgattgctcttccagaggtcctgagttcaattcccagcaatcacaaggtggctcacaaccatctgtaatgggatccaacgccctcttctggtgtgtctgaggacaggtgtaagtatactcataaaataaataaataaaaatcctttaaggaaggacagacagatggacaaacagTGCTGGTGGTGCTTGTCTTAATTCCAGCctacaggaggcagagcaggcagatgtgagttccaggacagtcagagttcttacacagagaaaccctgtcttgaaagtcaaaatgaatgaacaatttttttttaaatgaggaagaTGGTTGGGAATATAACAAcagtgttagagcacttgcctggcacatTTATGaggccttgagtttgatcctcaatAGCATTTAGAAGAAGCCAGCCAATAACTAAGGGACCGGCAAAGCTCCATACTCTGCATGTGCTAAAATGGCCCTGTGCTCCATAAATATGTGCAAGAGTGATGTTTATCTTTCTTGAAACTTTAAGTTTGATTAGAGACTTTTAAATACAAGCTCATTAATACTactaaaaaataagataaaagaaataagacaaagtCTGGGTGATATAACTTTGGTGAAGAAATTTTAGACTTATCAGAAACCTAAACCATGGTTCGGTCcccaacacagaaaaaaagaacaaaaaaaaaaaaaaaaaaaaagaaacctaaaccatgaaaacaaagataaattggacttcataaaagtaaaattttctgCTTTATGAAAGACATcattaaaagaatgaaagaaccaAGAGtgtgaaaaaatatttacagaaaacatATGAAAACAGATTTGTATCTACAGCACTCACAAAATGGAAATAAGGACCTTAACAGTAAGAAATCAAACAACTCAGACACCTGATCAAAAACATACATATGGCATACATAtacaccaggtgtggtggtgtacttAAGGCACTTAAAATCCTAGCACTTGCATCTAATTCCAGCACAGAAGAATCTTGAGTTAAGGGACAGCCTGGATATTTATCAAaaatctgtttcaaaaaaccaggGTCTGGAGATACAGTCTACCACATACAacactctgggttcagtccccacccAACATTGCAAAGGAATATTATGAATAAAAAGAGTACTCATTGATATTTACCCAAATTCAAAACTTATACATACAAATGTTTAGtgctttattcataattgccCCAAATTTGGAAGCAATCATGAGTCTTTCAATACAGCTGAATAAGACAAACTGGTACATACCATGAAATATTATTAAATGGGAGAAGTGTTTTCAAGCTACAAAACATAAGCAAGCTGCTAAGTGTAAGGTCAATTTGCAGGTCtaagtgtggtggctcacatgAGAAGCTTAAAGTAGGAGAGTAGTAAGTTTTaggccagcttcagctacatagggagagcttatatttaaaaaaaaaaaaaaagaaaagaaaagacaatataTAAAAGTCAAAccacagaaaatgttttttttttcccccttttctttttttaggagctggggaccgaacccagggccttgtgtttgctaggcaagcactctaccactgagctaaatccccaaccccccacagaaaatgtttttaacatcaataacagaaaccaaaaagACTGCAGTAAATAGAAGGGATATTTGAGAACTTTTTTCTACCCATTTTTCTTAAACCATTGTTAATGTATGTAGCATACTATTAATACAAAATAAGATGcaggctggtgggatggctcagcaggtaaaggtacttgtagCCAAacctgacatcctgagtttgatccctggaaccacacagaagaaagatagaactgacttccacacaaTGTCCACAGGAATGCTCTGGCActcacatgcccatacacataagataaatattattttaagattgAAATAAAATAGCTAGCAAGGCAATGGAAAGATATGGAGGAACCTTAAAATGCATATAAAAGTGAAAGAAGTTGTTCTGAGAGGCTGTGTTTTAGGATTCCAACACTGACATTTTGGGGGAAAGCAACGCTATGTAGACAGAATTGACAAAGGTAAGCAGAGGAAGGGCAGTGTCGAGGCTGAGAACAATGGGGTTTAAAGGCAATGGGAACTATTCTGTATGATGCTGGGTTAGGGTTAGGTCATTATAGTAATCATTTATCAGAATCCTAAGATGCAGAGCCCTGTAGACTTCAGCGGACAATGTTACACAGGAACAAATTCAACACATGGGGACTCTACCACTTGCTCCACTGTCTATAGCTTGCTTTGGAGGATAAAGCAATGAGCAAACATTGAAATGACTATAATTCAACTACCACTATTAGATTAAGTAGCTGTGCAAACTTGCAAAGGTAATGTTAAAGTCATTCCTCCTACCTACAACTTTTCTACACCCACATATACTCTCACTTCAATCTGAAAGTAGTTCACAACCATATACACCTGGTCTTTCCAGGCTcttccctgtattttttttattcatttattatatatataagtacactgtagctgtcttcagataacaccagaagagggcatcggatctctttacagatggttgtgagccaccatgtggttgctgggaattgaactcaggacgtctggaagagtagtcgggtgcccttaactgctgagccatctctccagccctcttccctgTATTTTTATTCATTGCCTCTCCTCATTTTGCCTTGTCCCATTCTGTAAAACTTGGTCAAGTTGTCCTATCACCCAAACCTTCCTCAGACTTCAAATTCTTTCTCCCTGCCATCCATTCAATCTTCTAGTCTTTTACAGAGAGGCACTGTACACCCCCTCAATTCCTCACCTAACTGAAGTCTTGACTTCAGATCCTGTTACCTTAAGGGACACACTCACTAGTCACAGTCTTCCAGTCTCAAATCTAGATTATGTTGTTATCTGGAGGCATCGATTCAGCATTCAACACTTCTGGCCCActtcttccttctataaactcATTCCCCCAGACATCAGTCTCCTTAGGTTTCCAAGGTGTGATACTTCCTGTCCCAAACTTGAATCAGCAACTAAGCTGCCAGTTCACTCATACCCCATGTCTACTCAGATTCCTCTGGTTCCACACATGCCTGAACCCCACAGGAACTTCAGCATTCATTCCTCAAGCTCTGCTCCCCTGGAGTCTTCCCCTAGCTTAAGCACACACCTGGAATCATCTGTGCTGAAAGattccctctcctcatccctcaaAGGTTGAGACTCAGCTCAAAGGTAGAAAACATGACCCAGCCAAGATTTCCTCTCCAGACATTCAGGTATGGAGATCAAGCCACTCAACCAGGAAACATGTCCACTGCTTGGCTAGAATGAAATAAGTGGACAGGCCTATATACAGAGGCAAAGTCAGGAATGCAACTCAAAGAGAATAGCTGAGCTAAACTACCTTGGTGCTGGTCGCAAGGAATCTGGGcagtttttgttcatttgcttttctgcACTTAGTTCCAGTGGATTTTTGTACTTGCAATCAAATGACTGCTAAGATAGTCTTCTATCAGGATGTATCCTGATTTCAAAAGCACAGACTTGGagctgggcagaggcagaaggactgtaCATAAATTTGACACCAgcgtgggctacacagtgagttccaggccagccaggattgcAGGataaggtcctgtctcaaataTAACAATATACAAGTAGAAGGTGCTAGAACTAAAGCAGTGGAACCCACCGCACACCTGCTTCAAACTTCCTATCCTACTTCCCACCTTTCTAAATCAACCAATTCTGTGTTTCTGTATTAGTCTGagagaaatacaaaaacaaacaaacaaaaaaccagtcaCTATTACACCATAACTTTTCAAGGTGTAAATCTTATCTCCCCAAAACAAGACTATAAACTCATCATGTCTTTTCCAGTGTATAGCTCTTACagataataaacataaaaatattcatttaactttaaaaaaggaaaagactaaACAAACAATTTTCCACTAAGTTCAAGAAGGAAAAGATTTCAAATATACCAGAATGGCTAAAATTCCAAAGACTCTCAATAACACTTATTGGCCAGGATGTGAGTCAACAGTGCCCTCTGATGACTCTGATGGTTGTAGGGTAGTAAGCACATCAGCTAGGGAAGCAACGGGCAATGTGCACTAGAAGAACACATGTGTAAGCAACATCCACCAAGATACATGTAATAAGCACCCAAGGAAACCAGAATGGGTTAATTGTGTTTTATTCATGTCCTGACTAACGGGGACACAGTGGGATGGGAGAATCTATCAAAGAAAACATCTAGCTCAAGAAGCAAAGCACAAAGGCTGACCAAGCTGCACCCACTTCATCTGACCTAGTTTATACCAAGCTCAACAGTTAAAGCTGATCAGTAGTAACAGGTCAGAAAAGCAGTTTCCTTGGTGAAGAACAACGGTGGATAGGAATGCCAGGAACATTCTTTATCAGGAGCGATCATTTACATATGGATGTGTCCAGATAAAAATCCTTTATAAAATGAGGCTGGAGCAAAGGCCCAGCAGCACTGCTCTTGCACATACAAtaatttggaaaaggaaaaagacaaaaatttacattaaagggctagggagatggctaagcagttaaggtCACTTACTGCTTTTGCTGAGGGTCTGGGTATTGTTCCTACTACCCACATGCCAACCCACAATTGttcttaact
Proteins encoded in this window:
- the LOC116904247 gene encoding DNA-directed RNA polymerases I, II, and III subunit RPABC5-like; its protein translation is MIIPVCCFTCGKIISNKWEAYLGLLQAMYTEGDALDTLDLKRYCCRCMLLAHVDLIEKLLNYAPLEK